The following DNA comes from Chryseobacterium gallinarum.
CAGGACCTTGTGATTTCAATCCAGGCAGTCTGACCGCTAAAACAGTGGCTGAGGTAAAACAACTGGCTGCAGGAACTACAAACTGGGTACAGATTACCGGAGATTATTATCTTAAAGCCCAGGTGGTAGCTAACGATGAGACAGGTAACCTTTATAAATATGTATATGTAGAAGATGCTACAGGCGGAATCAGAGTGAACATGAATAAAACAAACCTATATCTTGACAGCAGATTCAGATTAGGAAAAGACGTTAATATCAAGCTGAAAAATCTATATGTAAGGAATGTCAACGGAGAAATTCAGCTAGGAGCTTTATTCAATAATAATACACAGTTCGGGCAGATTGAAGAAGCTGAAATGTATAAATACTTCTTCGATAGCAATACTGCTGCAAGAGCCGTAATTCCTACAGAAAAAACAATTCCTCAATTATCAATGGCGGATGTTGGAAGATGGATCAAAATTAAAGATGTTGAATTTGTAGACGGGGATTTAGGTAGGACGTTAACTGATGGTAACAGTGTTACAAACAGAACCCTTGAAGATTGTTCAGGAAATACAGTTGCTCTGAGAACTAGCGGGCAGGCAAGCTTCGGAACGATTAAACCAGGAGCTTATGAGGTAAAAGGAGGAAAGGGTGATGTATATGCAATTTTAAGTGTATTCAACGGAACTTACCAGCTATGGATTACAAAATTAGCAAATATTGACTTTGATGCGCCAAGATGTGACGGAAGTGTTTATACCCCTATTCCGGTAGTGTACAGTGATGATTTCGCAGCAGGTGGATTCAGTGCAGACTGGACAACTGTTAATAAAGTAGGACCTAACCAATTCTGGCAAACATCCAATCAAGGAAACGGAGCTAATTATTATGCTATGATGAATGGTAATGCCGGAGGAGCTAATAATAATATTGCCAATGAAGACTGGCTGATCTCTAAAGAAATAAACTTAGCAGGTAAAACTAAGGCAGCAGTAAGCTTTACTACGGATGTAAGATATTCCGGAAATGCCTTACAGGTTTATGCTACGGATAACTATACAGGTGATGTTACAACAACTAACTGGACGTTACTTCCTGCCACACTGGACACCAATTCAGGAGCATTTGGCGATTGGGTAGGCTCAGGAAACGTGAATTTGAATGCTTTCTTAGGTAAAAATGTAAGAATTGCCTTTAAATACACTTCTACAACCTCTGCTGCAGCTACATGGGAAGTAGACGACTTTAAAATAAAAGCACAATAATCAGTTATTGTCTTTATAAAGCAAAGCCGGTCGTAAGAGCCGGCTTTTTAATTGGCTTCATTTCCGGATTTTATATCGAATTTATTAAAGGTGTGCACCCAGTTAAAAATGATGTTTTGATTGAGTCCGGGAAAAGATTGACAGCTGCCGCTGATGGATTATTATCGGAAAAGTTTTGACGTCGCTTAATCGATGTATGCGAAGAAGATAAAGAATAATTAAAATGCTTGTGTGACGGAATATGAAGAGTGCTTCAAAAATAAAAAACCACTGTGTTTACAGTGGTTTTTATATTACAAAATTAATAGTTTAAAAAGAAACCTCATTCACTTCTTTTCCCCTCTGGAAGTTCATTGTTTTCTGGCTGCCTTTGTAGGCAATGTTCACCAGATTGATTTGTTTAGGGAAAGAGCTTAAAAGGATTGTATTTTTAATCTTTAAAGTGCTGATATCTGAAACGCCTCCGGTTTCAAAATACACCCATACAGTTTCTCCGCTGACCTGGCTTCCCGTGAAGGTAATTGTTTTAGGAGCACCATTGACAAATACATCAAAATTATTGTTCACATATTTTTTTACTTCAGCTTCAAATCCGGCGGTGTTTGGATTTATTTTAATAGCATCAGAAATATGGCTTGTATTCATTTTTGTGGTAAACTTCAATGTTTTGCTTCCATCAATATAATCCACCTTGGTCATTGAAGAGAAAAAGTCTACATACATAAAACTCATTAACACAAAAAATGTTAAAATTCCTGATATATATAAAAGTTTTTTCATCTTAATTAATAGATTTACAATCATACTTGCTAGTTATAGTTCACAAATAATATGCCAATTAAAAATTTACATTCACAGAATATTTATCATAAAAAGCCTTAATGTGTGCTACCGCCTCATCCGCAGTATCTACCACTCTGTAAAGTTCAAGATCATCTTCAGCAATCATTCCTTCTTTTAACAGGGTTGCTTTGAACCAATCCAGTAATCCGCTCCAGAATTCACTCCCTATCAGAACAATGGGAAATTTACCAATTTTATTGGTCTGAATAAGCGTTAATGCTTCCGTCAGCTCATCTAATGTTCCGAAGCCGCCGGGCATTACCACGAATCCCTGGGAATATTTTACAAACATTACTTTCCTTACGAAGAAGTAATCAAAGTTCATTGAATAGGATTTATTAATGTACGGGTTAAAGTGCTGTTCAAAAGGAAGATCAATATTAAGGCCGATGGAGCGTCCTTTTGCGTTGGCTGCCCCCTTATTACCGGCTTCCATAATCCCCGGACCTCCTCCTGTAATAATTCCGAATCCTAATTTTGTGATTTTTTCAGCAATTTCCACAGCCATATTGTAATAATGACTTTCGGGCTTTAATCGTGCAGAACCGAATATAGAGACACATGGGCCAATTTTAGCCAGCTTTTCATAGCCATCCACAAACTCGGCCATGATTTTGAAAACCATCCAGCTGTCTTTAGTAATTGTCTCATCCCATGTTTTTTGTCTGAAACTGTCGTGTAGTTTTGTCTCGTTAATATCAAGTTCCGGATTTACTAAACTCTCATCCCTGATTCCATCAATTTCCATTGCAAAAATTATTTAAAATGTTTTTCGGCTTCTATTATGGATTCTGGTCTTCCTACATCTATAAGAATGCTGTCATGCAGAAAGCCGTGAATATGTTCGGTTTGCATCAGGTCCAGATATTCTTCCATAACAGAAAACTTGCCGGTTCTTTTTATTTTTTCAAAGATGACAGGGTTGATACAGTGAACTCCACTAAAAGCAAGGGCTTTAAAACCTTTGTTGAATTCAGCAAGTCTCTGTTCACCTGTTTGTACATTCAGCCATCCTCTTAAAACCATATCATCGTTGAAAAGGAGTTTTCTCGAACTTTCCCGGTCCGAAACTGCTAAAGTAGCAAAATCTTTTATCTTTTTATGATATTCTACCAATGTATTGATGTTTATATTGGTTAAAATATCAGCATTCATGATTAAAAAATCTTCACCATGATCGAGAAACTTTCTAGCAAAAATCAAGCCGCCCCCGGTTTCCAGCAGTTCACCGGTTTCATCGGAGATTTCAATATGGCATCCGAAATTATTGTTTTTCTTTAAAAAATCGACAATCTGATCGCCGAAATGGTGGATGTTGATGACAAAATCCTGGATACCAAAACTTTTCAGGTAGCGGATATTTCTTTCTAAGAGCGAAACTCCGTTTACTTTTGCCAAAGCTTTAGGGTGGTGATCTGTAAAGGGTCTGAGTCTTGTACCTTTTCCTGCTGCGAAAATAAGAGCTTTCATTTTTTATAAGTGATAAATAATAATTGATGAGTGATGATATGATCCATTTTGAATAAATGATGAGTTAACAGTCATGTATCAATGGTCGCTTATCACTTATGTATTCAGTTGAGGTTGTTCATCATGATGAAGGCTTACTGTAGTTCCTTCGGGATATTTTTCTTTGATAAATTCAGCAATTTTAATAGCGGAATACACAGATCTGTGCTGGCCTCCGGTACACCCGAAATTGATCTGAAGATTTTCAAATCCTCTTGCCAGGTAATCTTCAATATTGATTGAAATAATAGCTTTTACCAGTTCCAAGAATCTTGGCATTTCAGTTTGGGTTTCCAGGTACTCCTGAACTTCGGCATCATTTCCGGTCTGGCTCTTATACTCTTCAATTCTTCCAGGGTTTAAAATTCCCCTGCAATCAAAGGCAAAGCCACCACCGTTTCCGGTAAGGTCTTTGGGAATTCCTCCTTTTTTATATGAAAAACTGTGGATGTCAATGTGTAGCATTTTTTCTTTTTTTATCATTTAAGGTATTTTAAGCTTTAAGGTTAATTAAGATTTTGATCGTTTCAAAATGCCATTAGAAGGCTTTTATTGTTGTAAGGCTTCGTAACCTTATCCTATACTCTTACCATTCTTAATAACTTAAAGCATCTAATGGTTCAATTTAAAATTTCTTTAATTTTTAATTTCGTTTTTTCAGTGGTTAATTGTTGAATAACTTTTTCAAGTTCCGGGTATTCTTTCATCCGCTCCCATTGAACGGCAAATTCTGTAATATTTTGGATACCTTTTTCTACACTTGATATGAAATGTTGTTTACGTTGGATCAGTCCTCTGAACCCGTAGGCTCCTAAAACCTGTAGGAATCTCATCATTTGAATAGGTTTTACAGCATTTTCCAATTCCATCCTGGTTTTGGAGTCTTCAAATTGCCGGATATAAAATGTGAGCATTTCGTTTTTAAAATCTTCAGGAAAATTGGCCTTAGCCTGGAAAAGAAAAGAAATAACATCATACATCAACGGGCCTTTCATCGCTGACTGGTAATCAATAAATGAAACTTCATTCTTTTCGTTTACCATAATATTCCTTGCCTGAAAATCGCGGATCATAATTCCCTTGGGTTCCAGTCCTTCTACAAGGGTGGCTATACGTTTGAATTCTTTAAGGAGTGCAGATTTATTGTATTCCAGCTCCAGGAAATCCGCCACAAAATTTTTGAAATAGTACAAATCATGAATAACAGGAAGCTCATCATAACTTTCGTACTCAAAAGTTTTGGAAAAATCTATTTTCCCCTGAGTCTGAACCTGCATCTGAAACAGCTTTTCCAAAGTCTGTTTTACGAGATCCCGTACACGGGGCGACAGATTTTCTTTTGTAATCACTTCCGAAAGGGTTTGTTCTCCCAGAAACTCCTGAATGTACATTTTTTTGTCTTCAGAAACGGCGTAGATGGTTGGAGTATTAAGGTGCAGGCCGGAAAAGATACTGGAATAGTAAAGAAAGCTTTCATTTTCGGAAATGTTTTCATTATATGTAATAATATACTTTCCGGTATCAGTTGCAGCCATAAAATTAACTCTCGCAGAGCCGCTTTGCGCTAAGGTGATGAATTCGGAAGATTTTTTACCTACCTGGCTTTCAAAA
Coding sequences within:
- a CDS encoding DUF5689 domain-containing protein, encoding MKNYTSILQYIFIAATSLFVVTGCVHDDKYDQPDLDGYDCADKKGIVVPFADVKAKYQNARYVFPKDETPDNEADDLYMVGYVSSTDETGNIYKTIYVQDALENPTQGFTISVDAVSTYTKYPQGSKVYIKLNGLAIGTYGGLVQLGVETGAETSATSVSRIPEKLVAKQIFRSCAPKGKIVPKIMKLADMTAANDQYFGCLIQVNDVEFDARALCTTYAPNGVTVDKTIGEGWVNGKYAKTAVVRNSGYASFASQLLPSGKGKFVGIYSKFQSGNTTTYQLYVNKAEDLDMKSFPRTDGLLSGPCDFNPGSLTAKTVAEVKQLAAGTTNWVQITGDYYLKAQVVANDETGNLYKYVYVEDATGGIRVNMNKTNLYLDSRFRLGKDVNIKLKNLYVRNVNGEIQLGALFNNNTQFGQIEEAEMYKYFFDSNTAARAVIPTEKTIPQLSMADVGRWIKIKDVEFVDGDLGRTLTDGNSVTNRTLEDCSGNTVALRTSGQASFGTIKPGAYEVKGGKGDVYAILSVFNGTYQLWITKLANIDFDAPRCDGSVYTPIPVVYSDDFAAGGFSADWTTVNKVGPNQFWQTSNQGNGANYYAMMNGNAGGANNNIANEDWLISKEINLAGKTKAAVSFTTDVRYSGNALQVYATDNYTGDVTTTNWTLLPATLDTNSGAFGDWVGSGNVNLNAFLGKNVRIAFKYTSTTSAAATWEVDDFKIKAQ
- a CDS encoding DUF6702 family protein is translated as MKKLLYISGILTFFVLMSFMYVDFFSSMTKVDYIDGSKTLKFTTKMNTSHISDAIKINPNTAGFEAEVKKYVNNNFDVFVNGAPKTITFTGSQVSGETVWVYFETGGVSDISTLKIKNTILLSSFPKQINLVNIAYKGSQKTMNFQRGKEVNEVSF
- a CDS encoding LOG family protein; its protein translation is MEIDGIRDESLVNPELDINETKLHDSFRQKTWDETITKDSWMVFKIMAEFVDGYEKLAKIGPCVSIFGSARLKPESHYYNMAVEIAEKITKLGFGIITGGGPGIMEAGNKGAANAKGRSIGLNIDLPFEQHFNPYINKSYSMNFDYFFVRKVMFVKYSQGFVVMPGGFGTLDELTEALTLIQTNKIGKFPIVLIGSEFWSGLLDWFKATLLKEGMIAEDDLELYRVVDTADEAVAHIKAFYDKYSVNVNF
- a CDS encoding nucleotidyltransferase family protein, which produces MKALIFAAGKGTRLRPFTDHHPKALAKVNGVSLLERNIRYLKSFGIQDFVINIHHFGDQIVDFLKKNNNFGCHIEISDETGELLETGGGLIFARKFLDHGEDFLIMNADILTNININTLVEYHKKIKDFATLAVSDRESSRKLLFNDDMVLRGWLNVQTGEQRLAEFNKGFKALAFSGVHCINPVIFEKIKRTGKFSVMEEYLDLMQTEHIHGFLHDSILIDVGRPESIIEAEKHFK
- a CDS encoding RapZ C-terminal domain-containing protein, with the protein product MLHIDIHSFSYKKGGIPKDLTGNGGGFAFDCRGILNPGRIEEYKSQTGNDAEVQEYLETQTEMPRFLELVKAIISINIEDYLARGFENLQINFGCTGGQHRSVYSAIKIAEFIKEKYPEGTTVSLHHDEQPQLNT
- a CDS encoding aminoglycoside phosphotransferase family protein, which gives rise to MISENAKRFFESQVGKKSSEFITLAQSGSARVNFMAATDTGKYIITYNENISENESFLYYSSIFSGLHLNTPTIYAVSEDKKMYIQEFLGEQTLSEVITKENLSPRVRDLVKQTLEKLFQMQVQTQGKIDFSKTFEYESYDELPVIHDLYYFKNFVADFLELEYNKSALLKEFKRIATLVEGLEPKGIMIRDFQARNIMVNEKNEVSFIDYQSAMKGPLMYDVISFLFQAKANFPEDFKNEMLTFYIRQFEDSKTRMELENAVKPIQMMRFLQVLGAYGFRGLIQRKQHFISSVEKGIQNITEFAVQWERMKEYPELEKVIQQLTTEKTKLKIKEILN